Proteins encoded together in one Deinococcus metalli window:
- a CDS encoding DUF2243 domain-containing protein has product MTEAVAAARRRWVRGGVLLGVGLGGLFDGIVLHQILQWHHLLSSDHPPDTVRSLQLNTLWDGLFHAAAATCTVLGIFSVWSGTRVGRPVTWRTSALVGTLLFGWGLFNVVEGVIDHHLLGLHHVRPGPHQVAYDVGFLAWGAVMLLVGWRLMERRRPAP; this is encoded by the coding sequence ATGACGGAAGCGGTCGCGGCCGCGCGGCGGCGCTGGGTGCGGGGCGGGGTGCTGCTGGGCGTGGGCCTGGGCGGACTGTTCGACGGTATCGTGCTGCACCAGATCCTGCAGTGGCACCACCTGCTCAGCAGCGACCACCCCCCGGACACCGTGCGCTCCCTTCAGCTCAACACCCTGTGGGACGGCCTGTTTCATGCGGCGGCGGCCACGTGCACGGTGCTCGGCATCTTCTCGGTGTGGAGCGGCACCCGTGTCGGCCGGCCGGTCACGTGGCGCACCTCGGCGCTGGTCGGGACGCTGCTGTTCGGCTGGGGGCTGTTCAACGTCGTTGAGGGCGTGATCGACCATCACCTGCTGGGGCTGCACCACGTCCGCCCCGGCCCGCATCAGGTCGCCTACGACGTGGGCTTCCTGGCGTGGGGCGCCGTCATGCTGCTGGTCGGCTGGCGGCTGATGGAGCGCCGGCGTCCGGCGCCGTGA
- a CDS encoding Gfo/Idh/MocA family protein: MTTFRWGILGAARIANRLVPAFRAAGGEVVAVGARDAASAHAQAFSDRWGVPVVGGYQDVLDSDVDAVYIPLPNDLHLPWTVAALRAGKHVLTEKPYTLDAAQAREIAAVAAQTGKAAMEAFAPRFHPFLLRVREIVRSGELGEVRVVRSAYGFSLQNAGDIRWDATKGGGALYDVGTYCVNTTRLLLGEPHAATAQARWTPGGVDLGLSGTLEYAGALVTLDCGFDWGSPDTQRLTIIGTRGTLDAGRVSSPPDGEPVTLTIRTADGPREESCPAADAYTLMATHFQQAAQGVVPPLYPPDDAVAQMRVLDALYESARTGRRIDLQS; encoded by the coding sequence ATGACCACCTTCCGCTGGGGCATCCTGGGCGCGGCCCGGATCGCGAACCGTCTCGTTCCCGCCTTCCGCGCCGCGGGCGGTGAAGTCGTGGCGGTCGGCGCGCGGGACGCCGCGTCCGCACACGCGCAGGCGTTCTCGGACAGGTGGGGCGTGCCCGTGGTGGGCGGCTACCAGGACGTGCTGGACAGTGACGTGGACGCCGTGTACATCCCGCTGCCGAACGACCTGCACCTGCCCTGGACGGTGGCCGCGCTGCGCGCCGGCAAGCACGTCCTGACCGAGAAGCCCTACACCCTGGACGCCGCCCAGGCCCGGGAGATCGCGGCCGTGGCGGCCCAGACCGGCAAGGCGGCCATGGAGGCCTTCGCGCCGCGGTTCCATCCGTTCCTGCTGCGGGTCCGTGAGATCGTGCGGTCGGGGGAACTGGGCGAGGTGCGCGTGGTTCGCAGTGCCTACGGCTTCAGCCTGCAGAACGCGGGCGATATCCGCTGGGACGCCACGAAGGGCGGCGGGGCGCTGTACGACGTGGGCACGTACTGCGTGAACACCACCCGCCTGCTGCTGGGTGAACCGCACGCGGCGACCGCCCAGGCCCGCTGGACACCCGGCGGCGTGGACCTGGGCCTGAGCGGCACGCTGGAGTACGCGGGCGCGCTCGTCACGCTCGACTGCGGCTTCGACTGGGGCAGTCCCGACACGCAGCGTCTGACGATCATCGGCACGCGCGGCACGCTGGACGCTGGCCGCGTGTCCAGCCCGCCCGACGGGGAGCCGGTCACCCTGACGATCCGCACCGCGGACGGCCCGCGCGAGGAATCGTGCCCGGCCGCCGACGCCTACACGCTGATGGCCACGCACTTCCAGCAGGCCGCGCAGGGCGTGGTGCCGCCCCTCTACCCGCCCGACGACGCCGTGGCCCAGATGCGCGTGCTGGACGCGCTGTACGAATCGGCGCGGACGGGGAGAAGGATCGACCTTCAGTCCTGA
- a CDS encoding DNA internalization-related competence protein ComEC/Rec2 — translation MLPASGAPPRASGRVAWPVIAVLGVIGGVQLDLGVWWGALSVLGGALLAMWDARPALALLALAGAAAGFGSAHVVTSRPDPLRPWLGAQVTLDGQWDGQFLTLSDPRARVAVAPRPLARPGHIRVSGRLIAPEGRRTPGGFDQAAWLRAQGGVFLPTPTAVLVGARLRQSGREGGVRGWFRQGLTAGLGPREAALMQAVELGDRSDIGREDFAEGYAVRDAFNRAGLAHLMALSGQNVALITGVLVWLLAWRGAPPGWRYGLPAALLLGYLWLVGLSPSITRAVIMGFVVLIALAVGRGRVDPTGLTALAALVCVLLFPLWLLDIGFQLSFLAVLALTLAGRAADRLPATWPHGLRAALSATVLAELATLPVIAGTFGQLPLVGLPANLLAAPIMAVLVPAGFVAGLLGPAAAPLNLLNGVLADALLWVARTAGQFPVLPWGTVSPAGMIAYAVSALAGVLWLLGRVRLPAVLGTVLVCALMTALPARLHPPRDIVFLDVGQGDGTLIRVPGLTILVDAGGSVGSDYDVGGKAVVPALRALGVRTLDVAVATHADTDHIEGLASVLRAVPVGELWIGQRKVGDPVLDAVLAAARERRVPVREVRRGDRVSASDATLTVLWPPGNVWSTADNDNSVAIKLESRGWSTAILGDLPDPAEDMIGLGHLDLLKTAHHGSRFSTGAAFLVQTTPKDAVISVGRNTYGHPNPDVLNRLAAAGVKVWRTDQMGTITWPIP, via the coding sequence ATGCTCCCCGCGTCCGGCGCCCCGCCGCGGGCCAGCGGCCGGGTGGCGTGGCCCGTGATCGCGGTGCTGGGCGTGATCGGCGGCGTCCAGCTCGACCTGGGCGTGTGGTGGGGCGCGCTGAGCGTGCTGGGCGGCGCGTTGCTGGCCATGTGGGATGCCCGGCCGGCCCTGGCCCTGCTGGCGCTGGCGGGCGCGGCGGCGGGGTTCGGGTCGGCGCACGTGGTCACGTCGCGGCCCGATCCGCTGCGCCCGTGGCTGGGCGCGCAGGTCACGCTGGACGGCCAGTGGGACGGTCAGTTCCTGACCCTCAGCGACCCCCGGGCACGGGTGGCCGTCGCGCCCAGGCCGCTGGCCCGCCCCGGCCACATCCGCGTCAGCGGGCGGCTGATCGCCCCGGAGGGCCGGCGCACGCCCGGCGGTTTTGATCAGGCCGCGTGGCTGCGCGCCCAGGGCGGCGTGTTCCTGCCCACACCCACGGCCGTGCTGGTCGGGGCGCGCCTGCGCCAGAGCGGCCGCGAGGGCGGCGTGCGCGGGTGGTTCCGCCAGGGCCTGACCGCCGGGCTCGGGCCGCGCGAGGCCGCGCTGATGCAGGCCGTCGAGCTGGGCGACCGCAGCGACATCGGCCGCGAGGACTTCGCGGAGGGGTACGCCGTGCGGGACGCCTTTAACCGCGCCGGGCTCGCGCACCTGATGGCGCTGTCGGGGCAGAACGTCGCGCTGATCACCGGGGTGCTGGTCTGGCTGCTGGCGTGGCGGGGCGCGCCGCCCGGGTGGCGCTACGGCCTGCCCGCCGCGCTGCTGCTCGGGTACCTGTGGCTGGTCGGGCTGTCGCCCAGCATCACCCGCGCGGTGATCATGGGCTTTGTGGTGCTGATCGCCCTGGCGGTCGGGCGCGGCCGGGTCGATCCCACCGGACTGACCGCGCTGGCGGCCCTGGTGTGCGTGCTGCTGTTCCCGCTGTGGCTGCTGGACATCGGCTTCCAGCTGTCGTTCCTGGCGGTGCTGGCGCTGACCCTGGCCGGGCGCGCCGCCGACCGCCTGCCGGCCACGTGGCCCCACGGGCTGCGCGCCGCCCTGAGCGCGACGGTGCTGGCGGAACTCGCCACGCTGCCGGTCATCGCGGGCACCTTCGGGCAGTTGCCGCTGGTGGGCCTGCCCGCCAACCTGCTCGCCGCGCCGATCATGGCAGTGCTGGTGCCCGCCGGTTTCGTGGCCGGACTGCTGGGGCCGGCCGCCGCACCGCTGAACCTGCTGAACGGCGTGCTGGCCGACGCGCTGCTGTGGGTCGCGCGCACCGCCGGGCAGTTCCCGGTGCTGCCGTGGGGCACCGTCTCCCCTGCCGGCATGATCGCGTACGCGGTCAGTGCCCTGGCCGGCGTGCTGTGGCTGCTGGGCCGCGTCCGGCTGCCGGCCGTGCTGGGCACCGTGCTCGTGTGTGCCCTGATGACCGCGCTGCCGGCCCGGCTGCACCCGCCGCGCGACATCGTCTTTCTGGACGTCGGGCAGGGCGACGGCACACTGATCCGCGTGCCGGGTCTGACCATTCTGGTCGATGCTGGCGGCTCGGTGGGCTCGGACTACGACGTGGGCGGCAAGGCGGTCGTGCCCGCCCTGCGCGCCCTGGGCGTGCGGACGCTGGACGTGGCGGTTGCCACCCACGCCGATACCGACCATATCGAGGGCCTCGCCAGCGTCCTGCGCGCCGTGCCGGTCGGGGAACTGTGGATCGGGCAGCGCAAGGTGGGCGACCCCGTGCTGGACGCGGTGCTCGCCGCCGCCCGCGAACGCCGCGTTCCGGTGCGCGAGGTTCGGCGTGGCGACCGCGTCAGCGCCAGCGACGCCACCCTGACCGTCCTGTGGCCGCCGGGGAATGTGTGGAGCACGGCCGACAACGACAACTCCGTGGCCATCAAGCTGGAGTCGCGCGGCTGGAGCACCGCCATCCTGGGCGACCTGCCGGACCCCGCCGAGGACATGATCGGTCTGGGCCACCTCGACCTGCTCAAGACCGCGCACCACGGCAGCCGCTTCAGCACAGGCGCCGCCTTTCTCGTGCAGACGACCCCGAAAGACGCCGTGATCAGCGTGGGGCGCAACACCTACGGACACCCCAACCCGGACGTCCTGAACCGGCTGGCCGCCGCCGGCGTGAAGGTGTGGCGCACCGATCAGATGGGCACGATCACGTGGCCGATTCCGTGA
- a CDS encoding ComEA family DNA-binding protein, with translation MIISGLPWSVVLGAGVLLVAGLTLGPAVWPRPHVPTVTRTALPAITATAAEPATYPTTRSITPLISGRVNLNTASEEQLEALPKVGPSLARKIIAGRPYRSLADLDRVKGVGATTMKLLTPLVTY, from the coding sequence GTGATCATTTCCGGGCTGCCGTGGTCGGTTGTGCTGGGCGCCGGCGTGCTGCTCGTCGCGGGGCTGACGCTGGGCCCTGCGGTGTGGCCGCGCCCACACGTGCCGACCGTGACACGCACAGCCCTGCCGGCGATCACGGCGACCGCCGCCGAGCCGGCGACGTACCCGACCACCCGCAGCATCACCCCGCTGATCTCCGGGAGGGTGAACCTGAACACAGCCAGCGAGGAACAGCTCGAGGCGCTGCCGAAGGTCGGCCCGAGCCTGGCGCGGAAGATCATCGCGGGCCGCCCGTACCGCTCGCTGGCCGACCTCGACCGTGTGAAGGGCGTGGGGGCCACGACCATGAAACTCCTGACGCCGCTGGTCACGTACTGA
- a CDS encoding replication-associated recombination protein A, with protein MTLFDPPAPLAERLRPRSVAEVVGQSHLLGPGRPLTRVLQSGRLGSLILWGPPGVGKTTLARLLAGEVGAHFIALSAVSAGVKDVREAVAEAERLRGRGQKTILFLDEIHRFNKAQQDALLPHVESGLLTLIGATTENPSFEVNPALRSRARTLVLQALTHEEVRALLDRALTDERGLPGVSAQEDALELLARLSEGDARRALSTLEVASTLANPVTPEAVTEAFGKHLPAMDKNGEDFYNLISALHKSVRGSHVDGALYWLARMVEGGADPLYVARRVVRMAAEDIGLADPQALRLCIAARDTVEFLGSPEGDLALAQAVVYLALAPKSNSVYVAWKNALNAVRDGEMLPVPLHLRNAPTALMRQQGYGTGYAYYFDDPEGSFAQAYLPDGAQLGLYAPTGEGWEAKVAERWRKLRDAHGEGGAAAPD; from the coding sequence GTGACCCTGTTCGACCCGCCCGCTCCCCTGGCCGAACGCCTGCGCCCACGCAGCGTGGCGGAGGTCGTGGGGCAGTCGCACCTGCTGGGGCCGGGCCGACCCCTCACGCGGGTGCTCCAGAGCGGGCGGCTGGGCTCGCTGATCCTGTGGGGACCGCCCGGCGTGGGCAAGACCACCCTGGCGCGGCTGCTGGCCGGCGAGGTCGGCGCGCACTTCATCGCGCTGTCGGCCGTGAGTGCCGGCGTGAAGGACGTGCGCGAGGCGGTCGCGGAGGCCGAGCGCCTGCGGGGCCGGGGCCAGAAGACGATCCTGTTTCTGGACGAGATCCACCGCTTCAACAAGGCGCAGCAGGATGCGCTGCTGCCACACGTGGAGTCCGGCCTGCTGACCCTGATCGGCGCGACCACCGAGAACCCCAGCTTCGAGGTGAACCCGGCCCTGAGGAGCCGCGCCCGCACGCTGGTGTTGCAGGCCCTGACCCACGAGGAGGTGCGGGCGCTGCTGGACCGCGCCCTGACCGACGAGCGCGGACTGCCCGGTGTGAGCGCACAGGAGGACGCGCTGGAGCTGCTCGCGCGGCTCTCGGAGGGCGACGCCCGCCGCGCCCTGAGCACCCTGGAGGTCGCCAGCACCCTGGCGAACCCGGTCACGCCGGAGGCGGTGACGGAGGCCTTCGGCAAACACCTGCCGGCCATGGACAAGAACGGCGAGGACTTCTACAACCTCATCTCCGCGCTGCACAAGAGCGTGCGCGGCAGCCACGTGGACGGCGCGCTGTACTGGCTGGCACGCATGGTCGAGGGCGGCGCCGATCCCCTGTACGTGGCCCGCCGCGTGGTCCGCATGGCAGCCGAGGACATCGGCCTGGCCGACCCGCAGGCGCTGCGGCTGTGCATCGCCGCGCGCGACACCGTGGAGTTCCTCGGCAGCCCCGAGGGCGACCTGGCTCTGGCGCAGGCGGTCGTGTACCTCGCGCTGGCCCCCAAGAGCAACTCGGTGTACGTGGCGTGGAAAAACGCCCTGAATGCCGTGCGGGACGGCGAGATGCTGCCGGTGCCCCTGCACCTGCGCAACGCCCCCACGGCGCTGATGCGCCAGCAGGGCTACGGCACCGGCTACGCGTACTACTTCGACGACCCCGAGGGCAGCTTCGCGCAGGCCTACCTGCCGGACGGCGCACAGCTCGGCCTGTACGCCCCGACCGGCGAGGGCTGGGAGGCGAAGGTCGCGGAACGCTGGCGCAAACTGCGGGACGCCCACGGCGAGGGCGGCGCCGCGGCCCCGGACTGA
- a CDS encoding serine/threonine-protein kinase: MPLDVGSQLAGRYDLQALLGEGGSARVFRAHDTVIGREVAVKLQHAHVPDSDRERFLREVRTLARLTHPGIVPVLDLGAEPDSGRPFFTMPLMTGGPVTALGPLEDAPMPLARYLTAAAFASRALQFVHAQGITHRDLTPGNVLLDDAGLPRIMDFGLVALTDHTRHLTRSGVTLGTPAYMAPEQARGVGVGPRSDLYALGAVLYRVACGVPPFVGDSDQSVMYQHVYERVPDPRDLNPAVPDAVARVLLALLAKRPEDRPESGEALAHLWALARRDIWTNHARGQYRGGRARTGEHPDGPARVSGLREVWSVPLPGEVTWPAAVVGEGDLVAVGTRGGQLVLTHASGRPFATFAAKDEVTAPATFHGGHILFGAWDGTLRRVNLHTGAELWRHHARAELTGAPTLWRGRVLASSRDGHLHALNALTGELAWAYRTGGPVAASPLVWGGAALLCDENGWLHALDAEDGRPLWRVEVGTVHGTPALLPTASGEATLVVATWEGEVHALALGLDRGRAVLRGSEPNLWTYDLEDEVWAAPALTRGEGGDGLAILAGWGGTVHALRLADGEDVWSHTLEGRVTASPVISAGLVFLASEAGELAALDVRTGAPRWLWRERTGVQATPLAADGTLYVAFMNGTLRAYRSPALDPSG, from the coding sequence ATGCCTCTGGACGTGGGCTCCCAGCTCGCCGGGCGGTACGACCTGCAGGCCCTGCTGGGCGAGGGCGGCAGCGCCCGCGTGTTCCGGGCGCACGACACCGTGATCGGCCGCGAGGTGGCGGTCAAGCTCCAGCACGCGCACGTGCCGGACAGCGACCGCGAACGCTTCCTGCGCGAGGTGCGGACCCTGGCCCGCCTGACACACCCCGGCATCGTCCCGGTACTGGACCTGGGCGCCGAGCCGGACAGCGGGCGGCCCTTTTTCACCATGCCGCTGATGACCGGCGGCCCGGTCACGGCGCTGGGGCCGCTGGAAGACGCGCCGATGCCGCTGGCGCGCTACCTGACGGCGGCCGCCTTCGCGTCGCGGGCGCTGCAGTTCGTCCACGCGCAGGGCATCACGCACCGCGACCTGACGCCGGGCAACGTGCTGCTGGACGACGCCGGGCTGCCGCGCATCATGGATTTCGGCCTGGTCGCGCTGACCGACCACACCCGGCATCTCACGAGGAGCGGCGTGACGCTGGGCACGCCCGCGTACATGGCGCCCGAGCAGGCGCGCGGCGTGGGGGTGGGGCCGCGCAGCGACCTGTACGCCCTGGGCGCGGTGCTGTACCGCGTGGCGTGCGGTGTGCCCCCCTTTGTAGGCGACAGCGATCAGAGCGTGATGTACCAGCACGTCTACGAGCGCGTGCCGGACCCCCGTGACCTGAACCCGGCGGTGCCGGACGCCGTGGCCCGCGTGCTGCTGGCGCTGCTGGCCAAACGCCCGGAGGACCGTCCGGAGAGCGGCGAGGCGCTGGCGCACCTGTGGGCGCTGGCCCGGCGCGACATCTGGACGAACCACGCGCGCGGTCAGTACCGCGGCGGCCGCGCGCGCACCGGCGAGCACCCGGACGGCCCGGCCCGCGTGAGCGGCCTGCGCGAGGTCTGGAGCGTGCCGCTGCCCGGGGAGGTCACGTGGCCGGCGGCCGTGGTGGGCGAGGGCGACCTGGTCGCGGTGGGCACGCGCGGCGGTCAGCTGGTGCTCACGCACGCGTCGGGCCGACCTTTTGCCACATTCGCCGCCAAGGACGAGGTCACGGCGCCCGCCACCTTCCACGGCGGCCACATCCTGTTCGGCGCGTGGGACGGCACGCTGCGGCGCGTGAACCTGCACACCGGCGCGGAACTGTGGCGCCACCACGCGCGCGCGGAGCTGACCGGCGCGCCCACGCTGTGGCGCGGCCGGGTGCTGGCCAGCAGCCGCGACGGCCACCTGCACGCCCTGAACGCCCTGACCGGCGAACTTGCGTGGGCGTACCGCACGGGCGGTCCGGTCGCAGCGAGCCCGCTGGTGTGGGGCGGCGCGGCGCTGCTGTGCGACGAGAACGGCTGGCTGCACGCCCTGGACGCCGAGGACGGCCGGCCGCTGTGGCGCGTGGAGGTCGGCACCGTGCACGGCACGCCCGCCCTGCTGCCCACCGCCAGCGGCGAGGCCACCCTGGTCGTCGCCACGTGGGAGGGCGAGGTGCACGCGCTGGCGCTGGGCCTCGACCGCGGCCGGGCGGTGCTGCGCGGCTCCGAACCGAACCTGTGGACCTACGACCTGGAGGACGAGGTCTGGGCCGCCCCGGCCCTCACGCGCGGGGAGGGGGGGGACGGCCTGGCGATCCTGGCCGGGTGGGGCGGCACGGTGCATGCCCTGCGGCTCGCGGACGGCGAGGACGTGTGGTCGCACACCCTGGAGGGCCGCGTGACCGCCAGCCCTGTGATCAGCGCGGGCCTGGTGTTCCTCGCCTCGGAGGCCGGAGAGCTGGCGGCGCTGGACGTCCGGACGGGCGCGCCGCGCTGGCTGTGGCGCGAGCGGACCGGCGTGCAGGCCACGCCGCTCGCGGCCGACGGCACGCTGTACGTGGCCTTCATGAACGGCACCCTGCGCGCGTACCGCAGCCCGGCCCTCGATCCGTCCGGGTAG
- a CDS encoding twin-arginine translocase TatA/TatE family subunit, producing the protein MPNIGAPELIMILIVALIVFGPRKLPELGKSLGAGLREFRRSTQGLKEELEGSLRDAPTPPGAAPVQTIHVPTVQPAAVTPAAVTPQAVTPPATEPADRAG; encoded by the coding sequence ATGCCCAACATCGGTGCCCCCGAACTGATCATGATCCTGATCGTCGCCCTGATCGTCTTCGGGCCGCGCAAGCTGCCGGAACTCGGCAAGTCGCTGGGCGCCGGCCTGCGCGAATTCCGCCGCAGCACCCAGGGCCTCAAGGAGGAGCTGGAGGGCAGCCTGCGCGACGCGCCCACCCCGCCCGGCGCGGCCCCCGTGCAGACCATCCACGTGCCCACCGTGCAGCCCGCGGCCGTCACCCCGGCCGCCGTGACGCCCCAGGCCGTCACGCCCCCGGCGACCGAACCGGCCGACCGCGCCGGCTGA